The following coding sequences lie in one Indicator indicator isolate 239-I01 chromosome 2, UM_Iind_1.1, whole genome shotgun sequence genomic window:
- the ABRACL gene encoding costars family protein ABRACL, which yields MNVEHEISLLVEEIRRLGTKNADGRVSVKFGVLFADEKCANLFEALVGTLKAAKRRKIVTYNGELLLQGVHDNVDIMLLQD from the exons ATGAATGTGGAACATGAAATTAGCCTCTTAGTTGAGGAGATTCGGCGGTTGGGAACCAAGA ATGCTGATGGACGAGTGAGTGTGAAGTTTGGTGTGCTCTTTGCTGATGAAAAGTGTGCAAACCTCTTTGAAGCCCTAGTGGGAACTCTTAAGGCTGCAAAACGACGGAAGATTGTCACTTATAATGGAGAGCTGCTTTTACAAGGTGTTCATGACAACGTTGATATCATGCTGCTACAGGACTGA